One window of the Puntigrus tetrazona isolate hp1 chromosome 13, ASM1883169v1, whole genome shotgun sequence genome contains the following:
- the LOC122356772 gene encoding serine/threonine-protein kinase pim-1-like has translation MGQRNTKVSPMTVGEVYDQHLSTPPKPSTNTEVQHPPPRDETPVDYIFSRYAIGDQLGKGGFGVVYEGRRLDDDLKVAVKYVTKTQHMECIIIPDHPNPLPKEIALTILANKGHRVPEIIRLLDWTDHPDHFVLVLECPSPCENLVEFMRRHGGRIDEETTRQIMWQATYAAHKCCLRRVFHRDVKLENLLINIETSEVKLIDFGCGDILGTSPYKSYHGTAKYSPPEYHRRGEYHGWPATVWSLGVVMFALLCGHFPSDHDLLLLQKKRWSKPGLSKECCDLLGALLQEKPIRRLGLGQIVFHSWFMALL, from the exons CACGGAGGTTCAACATCCCCCTCCCCGCGATGAGACCCCTGTTG ACTACATCTTCAGCCGCTACGCCATTGGTGATCAGCTGGGGAAAGGCGGTTTTGGCGTGGTGTATGAAGGGAGACGTTTGGATGACGATCTTAAA GTGGCTGTGAAATATGTCACAAAGACTCAGCACATGGAGTGTATTATCATC CCCGATCATCCAAACCCTCTTCCGAAAGAGATCGCCCTCACCATCCTGGCCAACAAAGGTCACAGAGTGCCGGAGATAATCAGGCTGCTGGACTGGACGGACCACCCTGACCACTTCGTCCTGGTCCTGGAATGTCCCTCTCCCTGCGAGAACCTGGTAGAGTTCATGAGGCGTCATGGTGGAAGAATCGATGAAGAAACGACGCGCCAGATCATGTGGCAGGCGACTTACGCTGCACACAAGTGCTGCCTCCGCAGAGTCTTCCACCGTGACGTCAAACTGGAGAACCTACTGATCAACATCGAGACATCCGAAGTCAAGCTGATTGACTTCGGATGCGGGGACATTCTGGGGACTTCACCCTACAAGTCCTACCACG GCACAGCAAAGTACTCCCCTCCAGAGTACCACCGCAGGGGAGAGTACCACGGCTGGCCAGCGACGGTCTGGTCACTAGGGGTCGTGATGTTCGCACTGTTGTGTGGACACTTCCCTAGCGACCATGACCTGTTGCTGCTGCAGAAGAAGCGCTGGTCCAAACCTGGCCTGTCAAAAG AATGCTGTGACCTCCTCGGGGCTCTCCTCCAAGAAAAGCCCATCCGGAGACTTGGTTTGGGGCAAATCGTGTTCCACAGCTGGTTTATG gcCCTCTTGTAG